The following are encoded together in the Octopus sinensis unplaced genomic scaffold, ASM634580v1 Contig10109, whole genome shotgun sequence genome:
- the LOC115228282 gene encoding cGMP-specific 3',5'-cyclic phosphodiesterase-like, with the protein MPSNPSDNPSDKMPSNPSDNPSDKMTSNPSDNPSDKMTSNPSDNPSDKMPSNPSDNPSDKMTSNPSDNPSDKMTSNPSDNPSDKMTSNPSDNPSDKMPSNPSDNPSDKMTSNPSDNPSDKMPSNPSDNPSDKMPSNPSDNPSDKIRVTHRITRQIMTSNPSDNPSDKMDE; encoded by the coding sequence ATGCCGAGTAACCCATCGGATAACCCGTCGGATAAAATGCCGAGTAACCCATCGGATAACCCGTCGGATAAAATGACGAGTAACCCATCGGATAATCCGTCGGATAAAATGACGAGTAACCCATCGGATAACCCGTCAGATAAAATGCCGAGTAACCCATCGGATAACCCGTCAGATAAAATGACGAGTAACCCATCGGATAACCCGTCAGATAAAATGACGAGTAACCCATCGGATAACCCGTCGGATAAAATGACGAGTAACCCATCGGATAACCCGTCGGATAAAATGCCGAGTAACCCATCGGATAACCCGTCAGATAAAATGACGAGTAACCCATCGGATAACCCGTCGGATAAAATGCCGAGTAACCCATCGGATAACCCGTCGGATAAAATGCCGAGTAACCCATCGGATAACCCGTCGGATAAAATCCGAGTAACCCATCGGATAACCCGTCAGATAATGACGAGTAACCCATCGGATAACCCGTCGGATAAAATGGACGAGTAA